The following are from one region of the Carnobacterium gallinarum DSM 4847 genome:
- a CDS encoding recombinase family protein translates to MVKKLNSSGMTAPTERKKQLGINHVTNHEKLSGMWAISTISRILKNEVYNRQGCVCPCLYSTL, encoded by the coding sequence ATTGTAAAAAAGCTCAATTCATCAGGAATGACTGCGCCAACAGAACGAAAGAAACAACTAGGGATAAATCACGTTACCAACCATGAAAAGTTAAGCGGAATGTGGGCTATTTCGACTATTTCGCGAATACTAAAAAATGAGGTTTACAACAGACAGGGTTGTGTATGCCCTTGTCTATATTCTACTTTATGA